Proteins encoded within one genomic window of Tepidanaerobacter syntrophicus:
- a CDS encoding anaerobic ribonucleoside-triphosphate reductase activating protein, whose protein sequence is MLIGGLHKCSTVDYPGLLSTVIFTSGCNMNCIYCHNWQLISNGSDLLCEEEIIQFLEKRRGLIDGVVLSGGEPTLQEDLLYFARKIKDLGFKLKLDTNGTRPEVLEPLIKNNLLDFIAMDIKASPQKYPMICKSSVSINAISKSIQLIERSGIDYEFRTTTWPGLFKDDYINILKWIYKAKTYTIQCCRTSDNIPMQNDCFKDVKDISSFEVIAKEYVENFKVRGFYVN, encoded by the coding sequence ATGCTAATAGGTGGATTGCATAAGTGTTCGACGGTAGATTATCCCGGCTTACTCTCGACTGTAATATTTACGTCAGGATGTAACATGAACTGCATTTATTGTCACAACTGGCAGCTTATTTCAAATGGTTCTGATTTGCTATGCGAAGAAGAAATAATACAGTTTCTTGAGAAAAGGCGAGGATTAATAGATGGGGTAGTTTTAAGCGGCGGCGAACCTACACTGCAAGAAGATCTTCTATATTTCGCAAGAAAAATCAAGGATTTGGGCTTCAAGCTAAAGTTAGATACAAATGGTACAAGGCCTGAAGTGTTAGAACCGCTTATTAAAAACAATCTTCTTGATTTTATAGCTATGGATATCAAAGCTTCACCCCAAAAGTATCCAATGATATGCAAAAGCTCGGTATCGATAAATGCTATTTCAAAAAGCATACAACTAATTGAGCGCAGCGGCATAGATTATGAATTTAGAACTACAACCTGGCCGGGACTTTTTAAGGACGACTATATTAATATTTTAAAATGGATTTATAAGGCGAAGACATATACAATCCAGTGCTGTAGAACAAGTGATAACATCCCCATGCAAAACGATTGTTTTAAGGATGTAAAAGACATCTCATCTTTTGAGGTTATAGCAAAAGAATATGTTGAAAATTTTAAAGTCAGGGGTTTCTACGTAAATTAG
- the hydG gene encoding [FeFe] hydrogenase H-cluster radical SAM maturase HydG, with product MSKTQDFINDEEIMDLLEKGKGAEKSEIREIFAKSKEKNRLEPAETAKLLQINDEDLLEEMFSLARQIKEDVYGNRIVFFAPLYIGNNCINNCLYCGFRRDNKSIVRKTLTMEELRDEVIALENSGQKRLILVYGEHPMYDADFIVETIKTTYETKTGNGEIRRVNINAAPMDVEGYRKLKEAGIGTFQIFQETYHHETYAKIHPKGDMKSDYQWRLYGLDRALEAGIDDVGIGALFGLYDWKFEVMGLLYHTIHLEKTFGGIGPHTISFPRLEPAIDTPFIQETKYKVSDDDFKKLVAIIRLSVPYTGMILTARESPEVRRQVIPLGVSQIDAGSRIGIGGYAEAAKGYIPEKEQFHLGDIRSLDEVVREICSFGCIPSFCTAGYRAGRTGDHFMSLAKPGFVHNYCMPNAVLTFKEYLLDYASEETRKVGEAAIQKQLEAFEKESPERRKYVEDKLKLIEQGQRDVYV from the coding sequence ATGTCCAAAACACAAGATTTTATTAATGATGAAGAAATTATGGACCTTTTGGAAAAGGGAAAGGGTGCCGAAAAGTCAGAAATTCGGGAGATTTTCGCAAAATCAAAGGAGAAAAATCGTCTGGAGCCGGCAGAGACGGCAAAACTTCTTCAAATTAATGATGAAGACTTGCTTGAAGAAATGTTTTCGCTGGCAAGACAGATAAAAGAAGATGTCTATGGCAACCGAATAGTATTCTTTGCACCGCTATATATCGGCAACAATTGCATTAACAATTGCCTATATTGCGGCTTTAGGCGCGATAACAAATCTATTGTAAGAAAAACCTTGACAATGGAAGAATTAAGAGACGAAGTTATAGCTCTTGAAAACAGCGGTCAAAAAAGGCTCATTTTAGTCTATGGCGAACATCCCATGTATGATGCGGACTTTATAGTGGAAACCATTAAGACAACATATGAAACAAAAACAGGAAACGGAGAAATCCGTAGGGTAAATATAAATGCTGCCCCCATGGATGTGGAAGGTTATAGAAAACTTAAAGAGGCCGGAATCGGTACATTTCAGATTTTTCAGGAAACTTACCATCATGAAACATATGCTAAAATACATCCAAAAGGAGACATGAAGAGCGACTATCAGTGGCGGCTATACGGACTTGACAGAGCCCTTGAAGCAGGTATAGATGATGTGGGAATCGGAGCGCTTTTCGGCTTGTATGATTGGAAGTTTGAAGTAATGGGTCTTCTGTATCACACCATTCATCTTGAAAAAACTTTTGGCGGCATAGGTCCCCACACTATTTCATTCCCGAGACTAGAGCCGGCTATTGATACACCGTTTATTCAGGAGACAAAATATAAAGTATCTGATGATGACTTTAAGAAACTCGTAGCTATAATCAGGCTTTCAGTGCCGTATACCGGAATGATTTTGACTGCCAGGGAAAGTCCGGAAGTAAGGCGGCAGGTTATACCTCTTGGTGTTTCACAGATTGATGCAGGCTCAAGAATAGGTATTGGCGGGTATGCCGAAGCTGCAAAAGGCTATATCCCTGAGAAAGAACAGTTCCATTTAGGCGATATAAGATCACTTGATGAAGTTGTCCGGGAAATTTGCAGTTTTGGATGCATTCCGTCCTTCTGTACAGCAGGGTATAGAGCAGGCAGAACCGGCGATCACTTTATGTCCCTTGCTAAACCCGGTTTTGTTCATAATTACTGCATGCCAAATGCCGTGCTAACTTTCAAGGAATATCTTTTAGACTATGCCTCCGAAGAAACACGTAAGGTGGGCGAGGCTGCAATTCAAAAGCAGCTTGAAGCTTTTGAAAAGGAAAGCCCCGAAAGAAGAAAATACGTTGAAGATAAACTAAAGCTTATCGAGCAAGGTCAACGTGATGTTTATGTTTAG
- a CDS encoding HAD family hydrolase, whose amino-acid sequence MKKFSLVIFDMDGLMFDTEKLSLHAWEKAGKELGYNIDENIIAGARGLNSQDTVPYFQKYFGKSFPYSAVRKIHSAYFEEYIQKHGIPVKKGLYELIDFLETESIPKAVATSTAREKALRCLELGGVKDRFDLIVCGDEVARGKPEPDIFLKAAEKLKCPPENCIVLEDSENGLRAALKAGMLPICVPDLAKPSEEIRRLIFKEFNSLYEVRDFLESELNSSFGIKEEWA is encoded by the coding sequence ATGAAAAAGTTTTCGCTAGTTATCTTTGATATGGACGGGCTGATGTTTGATACGGAAAAGCTTTCCCTGCATGCATGGGAAAAAGCCGGCAAAGAACTAGGCTACAATATTGATGAAAATATAATTGCAGGCGCAAGAGGCTTAAATTCCCAAGATACTGTGCCTTATTTTCAAAAGTATTTTGGCAAGTCATTTCCTTATTCCGCAGTTCGCAAAATACATTCGGCATATTTTGAAGAATATATACAAAAACACGGGATACCTGTAAAAAAGGGTCTCTATGAATTAATAGATTTTCTTGAAACTGAATCAATACCGAAAGCTGTAGCAACTTCTACAGCTAGAGAAAAAGCTCTAAGATGCTTAGAACTTGGTGGAGTAAAAGACAGATTCGATTTGATAGTATGTGGAGATGAGGTAGCAAGGGGCAAACCTGAGCCGGATATATTTTTAAAGGCAGCTGAGAAATTAAAATGTCCTCCGGAAAACTGTATTGTATTAGAAGATTCCGAAAACGGTTTAAGAGCTGCTTTAAAAGCCGGCATGCTGCCGATATGTGTTCCTGACTTAGCAAAACCTTCTGAAGAAATTCGAAGGCTAATATTTAAAGAGTTTAATTCACTTTACGAAGTTAGAGATTTTTTAGAATCAGAATTAAATTCTTCATTCGGCATAAAAGAGGAGTGGGCATAA
- a CDS encoding HD domain-containing protein, translating to MSASNPTRDEAFELLKKYNSNEALIRHALAVEAVMRHFAEIFDEPDKEKWAIIGLIHDLDYEMYPDQHCQKVREILTEEGWPEDYIRAVQSHGWGLCSDVEPVEKMEKVLYAIDELTGLITATALLHPSKSVLDLKVKSVKKKWNQKNFAAGVNRDVIDKGIELLGLDKDFVIEETIKGMQTVAEEIGLKGEI from the coding sequence ATGAGTGCATCAAATCCTACGAGAGACGAAGCTTTTGAACTTTTAAAAAAATATAATTCAAACGAGGCGCTGATTCGCCATGCTTTGGCTGTAGAAGCAGTCATGCGCCATTTTGCAGAAATATTTGATGAACCTGATAAAGAAAAATGGGCTATTATTGGACTTATTCATGATTTAGATTACGAGATGTACCCTGACCAGCACTGTCAAAAGGTCAGAGAAATACTTACTGAAGAAGGTTGGCCGGAGGATTATATAAGGGCTGTGCAAAGCCATGGGTGGGGTTTGTGTTCCGATGTAGAACCCGTAGAGAAAATGGAGAAGGTACTGTATGCTATTGATGAGTTGACCGGTCTTATCACAGCAACCGCTTTGCTTCATCCCAGCAAGAGCGTATTGGATCTTAAAGTAAAATCAGTCAAGAAAAAATGGAACCAGAAAAATTTTGCCGCGGGCGTCAACAGAGACGTAATTGATAAAGGTATAGAGCTTTTAGGGCTTGACAAAGATTTTGTAATTGAAGAAACCATAAAAGGGATGCAGACGGTTGCGGAAGAAATCGGGTTAAAGGGCGAAATTTAA
- a CDS encoding DegV family protein: MKKIALVTDSTADLPEEIRTEYDIHVVPLKVRFKDREYLDYEIAGDKFYELLNQSDELPTTSQPSPEDFRRLYEELLEEYDEVVSIHISSGLSGTINAANVAAEKFGNKVHIVDSKTISLGIGLMTMEAAEIIKTGVDAAKVVERLSEVRKNVELLFTLNTLEYLQKGGRIGRVQGIMGTLLNIKPIVRVGDDGIYQTYSKARSQEKALKTIIQAFEDMSRVKKCKMLVVAHGAAEEAGLYLKGALESILGIKAKIFTQVGPIIGVHTGPGTVGAAVLFG, translated from the coding sequence ATGAAGAAAATTGCCTTAGTTACAGACAGCACGGCAGATCTTCCGGAAGAAATTAGAACAGAATATGACATTCATGTTGTGCCGCTTAAAGTGAGGTTTAAGGATAGAGAGTATCTAGATTATGAGATAGCCGGAGATAAATTCTATGAGCTTTTAAACCAGTCAGATGAACTTCCGACCACATCGCAGCCGTCGCCGGAAGATTTTAGAAGACTATATGAAGAATTACTTGAAGAATATGATGAAGTAGTATCGATACACATTTCTTCGGGCTTAAGCGGCACAATAAATGCAGCAAATGTTGCCGCTGAAAAATTTGGCAACAAGGTTCATATCGTGGATTCCAAAACAATTAGTCTTGGAATAGGACTTATGACAATGGAAGCTGCCGAAATAATAAAAACGGGCGTTGATGCGGCTAAAGTTGTTGAAAGACTTTCCGAGGTTAGAAAGAATGTAGAACTTCTTTTTACATTAAATACACTTGAATATCTGCAAAAAGGCGGCAGAATAGGAAGAGTTCAAGGGATAATGGGGACACTTTTAAATATAAAGCCCATCGTAAGAGTAGGAGATGACGGCATATACCAGACTTATAGCAAGGCTAGAAGTCAAGAAAAGGCTCTCAAGACCATCATTCAAGCTTTCGAGGATATGTCCCGGGTAAAAAAATGCAAAATGCTTGTTGTAGCCCACGGAGCAGCTGAAGAAGCAGGACTTTATCTTAAAGGAGCTTTAGAAAGCATCCTAGGGATAAAAGCCAAGATATTTACCCAAGTAGGTCCGATTATAGGGGTTCATACAGGACCAGGCACAGTAGGAGCAGCAGTTCTTTTTGGATAA